The Primulina huaijiensis isolate GDHJ02 chromosome 18, ASM1229523v2, whole genome shotgun sequence DNA window aaaagattagcgacggattatgaaatcccgtcgctaaatgtatcgacagttttaaaaccgtcgctaaacttagcgaccgtttaaaaactgtcgcctataaatttagcgacggtttatcgacggcaattttaaaaccgtcgctaaaattagattttgcacTGATTATTAACGGcatacattgcacgctgcggataatagtattagcggcgtgcatgtgcacgccgcggataagaagattaacagcgcgcacatgtacgccgcggataatcttgaactttcaacagctttgaaCTTTGCAGCGTACAATGTGCGTTGCGGAaaacgaatttgcgcgctgcgaaaagccatttttgttgtagtggcaACAACCTGATAGCTGATAAGACTCCTTGATGATATATTCTATAAGCTTGGGATAGACTAGCTGGATGACTTAAGATAGTTCAGCTAGCAAGTGCATCACAACATTCAACATCTTTTTCAGCTGTCTTGAATATCCCACAGCTAGACTTACAACAAGTCTTTAAACATACAACAAGCTAGATCAGCAGGCAGCTCTTGTCTAGCAGGATTGCCTAATCAATAACTAAACAAGAAGCAAGACGTCGTCTTACCCGGCAATGAGTAGTTTGtcatcaacaaaaatacgaaacATCAGATAAATTTATTCTATCAGTATATTATTCTCGTTTCAGATTTGATGATCATCATTGATCTAAATACGTGATATTTACATTTGactttacattaaaaaaaagtagTGAGAACTATTTGATCCACTCTTGGGATAGATTAAACTCAACCCTCAAAATCCTGTGTTACTGGAAGTTATTATAAAATGTAACGCGTGTGCGCTGtcactaattttatttataggACGAAAGTAGGCCAACTGAGCCTGAACGATTTATCCGGTGTCGCGAATACAATTAATTGTGGGCATGATATATGCTCTACATTTATGTCAATTATTATTAGGTTATACGAAATATATCAGAccatatatgtaatttttatattaaaaaaaattacaacacTCTCGAAGAATAAAATGGAGCCCTCGattgaaaatattataagaGACAATATTGGAATAAAGCAAAACTATTTTATATTAGGGTTTTCTAGAATTTTACGAGACCAAATTCTAACAACTGTCAAACATAAACACTTTTATTAATGTTAAATGATGTATTAATTCACCTAAAACATATGCTTGTGGGAATATTAAAATAAGGTTTAGCTTGCTCTCTAAGAAGATATGCCAAGATCTGTCACTCAATAGTTATCTAACATCTTTCAcacttgggttttttttttttaaatgtataccAAAAAGTTGGTCAagttaaaacttttaaaaattgtgAGTGGAGAGATTTTAGATGATTACCTAGAAATTTCATTTTGAAGTGCTGAATAATACAAATCTTACCTCCTAAAATAGACTTTTTATGTAGGGTCGATCAAAAGTTGTGAGATATGGTAAttgaacaatattttaaaatatacagtaGTCTAAGTGTTATATATATGAACAACGTACTTCTTTAGCAgagataatttttttcaaaagacTTGGTCTATTGACTCTTGTCTTGATCTATTTTTTGTCATGTATATTTATCTTTTTGTGATTTAATCATCTATGTAGTCAAATTTTTCGTCTTAGTtcacttttttattttacaattttagtcattttttcaaTATTACATGATGTACGATGCTGGCGGCACCTACGCAACACTAACGTGACACCAATATGGTAGTATAGTATGTAATATCACATCAACACTCAAGATGAAAAAAGCTTGTAATTGCCAAAATTGAAAGATACGAGAGTAAGACTAAAATTTAACaacataaataaccaaaattacAAGGTAAATCaaatatacaaaacaaaaagcACAATTTTCTCTCcaacataatcaatatttttaactAAATCTTTTATGGCTTTGGAAAAACACTCGTTTATTAATcataatcaaaaaaattatattaaaaaagtttcaaaatatttttatcgaaTAATTTATGACACGATTTGACAACTATCTAAGTGATAAACGTGAGTCGACAATAATACGTGAATCCACTAAATTAAAGCcacatttttcaaataatttttaactaCAGTAGTAGATTTGTTGCGCAGCTATGGAGATTGCCTTCCTTCCAGGTGATTACATCCCCAATCTTTTCTTTTGACTTTTGTTAATTTCCgttaatataatattacattttcTTTCTACTTTTTTAACCAAAGAATATGTGTATATTTAACTGCCCAAGTGGCATCATAATCtcgttttaatttatgtaaacacACGCTAAATCACTTTGGCAATAAAAAAAGTTTATGATATCTCTACaacattaattatattaataaaaaaaaattaaataatacttttcaagagacaattttcctttaattattattttaatattgacCAATGTAATTATAAAATTCTTAATTAGTGCTTGACATGCACAGTCAAATACAAATAACTTTTGCTATATAAGGAAGACGGGATAGAACATTATAGGTGCATCAATTGAATAAAGACATCTTCTCCATAGAAAAATATGTCTATCTTTGAAGAATCCAATTTAAAATCTTGCAAGCTTAGACTATTCGGGTTCGAGCTTGAAACCGGACATGGTCGTGAGATGAGGAGGGAGAAAGGGTTTAGTACCGAAGGTCACGAGAGCACGAATTCGTCGTCGGCGATGTCCTCTTCGGTGACCGAGAAATTGGGTTCGGACAAAACCTCGACCGGAGTGCTCGAGCCGGAGGACAAGAAGTTGGAGTGCCAATATTGTGCAAAGGTTTTTGGAAACTCCCAAGCATTAGGGGGGCATCAAAATGCTCATAAGAAGGAAAGAATGAGGAAAAAGAGGCTTCAACTTCAAGCAACAAAGGCCAGCATCAATTATTATATTCAACCcttttacaataataaaatcaCTCCTAATAGCAAGCATAATTCGAATGACTCGACATGGCTTTATGATCCCTCGTGTCGCGCTTTACCCGAATCCGCACCCGATGATAAACAGCAAATAAGTTTTTGTCCTTGCGATTATGATGATATCAATATTATTGATTATGAAAGATGGAGTTGGAACAACTCGTCTCGACTAGTAGACCGATCGTCGTCTCGACAAAATATTCGTACTTTTATTCCGAAACCTACGAACGGGTCGAAGAAGATGAAGATTTGGCCTTCCTCTTGTCCTAGTTCAAAGAAACTTAGTGATGGTGAATCTTTAGATCTTCAATTAGGGTTCAGTTTGTATTCCACAgtttgaaatgaaatgaaatgaattAGAAGAGAACCTTTTAACATTTAtagtatttaatattatatatttgtttctATAGTATTTCTTTAAGGAGCACATACAAGtttaattaatatcatattCTTTTGTATCATATTTATTAGGGTAAAATACAAGATAAATATTGTAGTATACATTTGACGAGATTGATCGACTTAGTTGTGGTTTAACATTTATATACTGTTGTTTGGAAAAGATGATATTTTCATTAGGAAAAATTGTAGTTTTGGTTTTTTCTTTACTgttaattttatcatatatatcgtcaaatttcaattttattacgctaatttttttttttgaaattataattattttcaagTGGCATCGATGTAGCACTGGTTTGTGATGAACTTCATCAGCACTCCCatttaaaaaagataaaattgcaaaaaaaaaagactaaaattatcaaaatttgaagataacaaactaaaACTCAATTACGAcggtatataaataataaaacttcAACAAATTAATTGCATTATCATTCATTaagtatattataaattttttaaaagattgatTTTTACTATGTCGATCTCTTGTTTCAAATTTATctaatgatatatattatttttggtatcccaaaattttgaaaattttattgttcCTCTTTATTTaatatacacaaaaactcttgtgagacggtctcatgggtcaattttgtgaaacatatattCTATATGGATCGcccacgaaaaagtattattttttatgtcaaatatattaatttttattgtaaatatggacatgattgatccgtctcataaataaagatccgtgagaccgtcttatgaaagacttACTATTTAATATATTGTGCGATAGCtcgataatttttaattttaaaaaagggCGGATTTTCCGCATCGAAGACAAAATACTGAATATAATGCTGAGCTAGTTTTGTCAAAAGAATGAACATATGGTTGACTACAATGTATGAGCTAGCTAGTCGATCACGACATAAGATTGCGATCATATCTATTGATATTGCTACTTTTAGATAATCATTTTCACATTCAATattataatcataaaatttaatttaagaatccGTTCAAGTTAAAATTAATgtgtaacaaaattaaaaaaaatatcaaatttttgtatatgtttGGTTTTGAAATTCTaggaattttgattttaatgatAACAAAAcatgttattgtgtttctaacacaTTACTCAAATGTGAAAACTGAAACTCGAATTTAGTCAAATTGAAAATCTGGCGAGCTGTAGTATTTCGATAATATCTAACATATCGTTGATGCAAATGACCAGACGTCAAAACTTGAGAACATAAAACTCAATTTGGGACAAGTCATATTGCACGTCATTTGAGCTAAATAGAATGTTATCTAGACAAACTGATGGTTAAAAGACCAAACTGATTGCAACAAAAACATAATCAGTTGTGCATGAGCAATTGAGGTATTTTGGTCATCCTGAGCAAATCGGTTATCCAAATAGAACAATTCAGTATGTGTTATAAAGCTAATACAATGATCTAAAAATCATATACACAATTTGAAGTTTGGATCGGAgtttaagatgctgataaataataataaactacTAGTTCTGCACATATTGAAATCTGCAAGACTGATTTTTCAGATCTCATCAATTTGGTTTAGTCTTACTGACGAGCCCAACTGAATGATCAGTCTAGCTGATGAGCCTATCTAACAACGAACCTCAAAATCAGCCAGACTCGGGAAAGGCGTCCAGCATGGCGGAAATGACATAAACAGCTTACATGAATAAATTAGCTAGACTGAGAGCAAGTCCaagtgtgaggatacatttcaGAGATACACACACTGTAATATATTAAAtcttcacacacaatcactcacacatatacatgagagttgAGTTTCAAAGTTTAGATTAGTGAAtcttcacaaaaaaatattaaagattgtgtttgtgGCCTTGACTTGAGAGAAATTAAACATTATGCAAATTGTTAGGTTGCGATGTACAATCgagagtgtgctaggagtttcaattagacAAAAGATAATtcttaatttgaaatgaatttgTAAAATCAGTTTTATAGATCAAATATTTCTAGTGAATCATTCCTTAAATGAAGAATGAGTGATATATATGGGTTATTAATCTACGAACATTCATATGCAAATTTGTGTACGTTTATTTATCGCATTTATTTATTAGTTCTACTGTTTTTAAGATGCATTATTGAACCATTTTACGTGtgtttcaaataccaaaatattgtatAACAAGTGttcagtggcggagccagaaatatggctctgcTCGGACTAGAATTAACTctagaatcttttaatattttaaattgatatactcgagctaatatcatattattccaaaattatacaaaatttacatataatattttttaaaaaaaattgaaccacCCGGATTAAAACCCAGATTGTCGCTCCTAATTGTCAAAAGAATTACATTACAAAGTTTAGTTTGTTAAGTAACAAGTGAATATGACTTCTCATATACTTGCTAGAGTATTAAATTCTCGTACTGTTTTCCATCATGTACATAAATAAGTTATTTCTAGAACAAAGtactaattaaattttaaatatattatcgaATTGGATTAGATTCATCCGTACTGGACTaaatgttggatctcggtttttatatgcccaaacgcagcggaaattttaaaatatttattttattttgacaatcaaaatatatttatttgagcacttgtatgattttatgaataaacattcatagggcgttaaAATTGTATAtctttggtgaattaaatcacttgactccaactaatccggtataggcggatctagctcttgatgaatccctacgaacgatATTCAAAATACTCCTTCCTTCAaacttctaatcaggtccacgactagatgatttgttcttcttctaatttgcactagaaaaattagaagatattttACGTTGGACATCAAAGTTTGAGAGACGGTTCAAACTTTAATTTTTCCTAAGGAGGAATTGCCGAAATTTTTAGAGTTGGAGGAgaaggaatttcgaaaattccaagatgtggaggctagggttatggcttgattattcttttttatatttaagcCATGATCTtaatacacataattaacattaatgggcttgattaattaattgagctagtcgaactagtttaattaattaatcaaagtctattaagaactttaattatttaagtatgttggacttgtactcctacaagc harbors:
- the LOC140964700 gene encoding uncharacterized protein: MSIFEESNLKSCKLRLFGFELETGHGREMRREKGFSTEGHESTNSSSAMSSSVTEKLGSDKTSTGVLEPEDKKLECQYCAKVFGNSQALGGHQNAHKKERMRKKRLQLQATKASINYYIQPFYNNKITPNSKHNSNDSTWLYDPSCRALPESAPDDKQQISFCPCDYDDINIIDYERWSWNNSSRLVDRSSSRQNIRTFIPKPTNGSKKMKIWPSSCPSSKKLSDGESLDLQLGFSLYSTV